The sequence below is a genomic window from Zhongshania aliphaticivorans.
CGTATGGACGCTATTTGCGCCGAACTAGTCACCCGTTGCATCGCAATTGAAGTTGATGTTACCGATGCAGACTCTTTAGTTAACGCGGCGGAAGTGGTCAAACAGCGTTTAGGTCCAATCGATATCGCAGTGGTGAACGCAGGAGTGCTGCATGTCGGAAATTTTTATAGTGCTAGTAGCACGGGCTTTGACAGAACACTCGACGTTAATTTACATGGAGTTATAAATAGTATTAGAGCGGTTTTACCGCAGATCGTCAGTCAGCGTGGTTATATTCTTAATATCGCCTCTGTGGCAGCCGTCATTAACGGCCCACTGGTCGGTGCCTACGCTACCGCGAAAGCCGCGGTAGACGCGTTAAGCAATAGTTTGAGGATTGAGCTGGCGCGCAAGGGCGTATCCGTGGGCTGTGCTTACTTTGGTGCCATCGATACAGACCTAGTGCATGGCTCCAGAAAACACCCAGCCATGGCGACGATGGAAGCCTCTCTGCCAAAATTTCTTGGCGCCGAAATCAGCGTAGAGAAAGCAGTTGCGGTCATTGAAACAGCCATTAAAAAACGCTCTAGCCGAGTTTGGGCGCCAAAATGGATTGCACTCATTTATGCATTTCGTGGCGTGTTACAGCCTTTAGTGGAGTGGCGGTACTCAGGAAGCGACGACTTAGCGGCGGCATTGGATATTGCCGACAGTGAAGAAGAGAAAGGCAGCAGTGCGCAAGATCTAAAACTTGGTGCCGCTGTAAACGTTTTGCGAGAAGAAACAGAATACTAATGGAGAGCAACATGAGCATACATAATATTAAACCGCGTCGAATGGATTTCCAGTTCGATGGCGAGGTAGACAGAGACTGGTTGGCGAACAACCCTTTTCTTACGCATTTTTTCACCGGGTTTGCGGCGCAATTTCCAGAAGGTGAGCGTTTTATGATTGATGCGGTGAAGCATTATCGTAATCAGCTTGATAAGCAGTCAAATCTTAGTCGTGAGGTTGCCGGGTTTATTGGTCAAGAGGCTCATCATGCATATGCTCACGATCAACTTAATGACTTTTTGGCAGGGCAGGGTGCACCTACCGTCGCAATTGATAAGCAAACCAAATTTGCAATAAAAGTAATCAAGAAAATATGTGGACCAAAGGCACAGCTGGCAATGACGGCCGGTTTAGAGCACTTTACCTCAATGTTTGGTACAGCGGTATTGCGCAACCCTGAAATTGCTGAATCGGTGCATCCAATGATTCGTCCCATGTTTGTTTGGCATGCCATTGAGGAAGTTGAGCACAATACCGTTGCGTATGATGTGTACCAGCAGTTAGACGGTAGTTATGTTCGCCGTATCGCCATGTACCTTGTGTCAACTGTATTGCTAATGACCTTTATCCTACTTTCGCAGTTACGTTTGGCAATTAATGATCCTCGCGCATTGGCACCAAAGTCTATATTTGGCGGTATAAAGTGGATGTTCGGATTTGGTAAAAATTCAGGCTATATACGACGTATGACGCCGGAATTTCTGCAATATTTCAAGCCTAGCTTTCACCCAGCGAACGATGAAAAGCAAGAAATGCTGGAAACCTGGCGCGAGGAAATGGCATCACTCGAAGCACGGTTTTTGTACAAGCGCACTGCGTAAAACCAGTTGATAGCAACCTAATAATTTAGTGTGAGTGTTATGACAGTTAAAATGATGAAAATTCCCGCCTTGCTATCTGCAGCGTTTGTGTCCGGTCTAGCCCAGCAAGCTTGGTCAGCAGGGGTGCTCGAAGAAGTGATAGTTACGGCTCAGCATCGCAGTGAGAGTTTGGCCGACGTACCAGTGTCCGTTAGTGCGGTCTCTGGCGACAAACTTTTCGAAGCCGGCATTAATAAAATGGAAG
It includes:
- a CDS encoding short-chain dehydrogenase/reductase, encoding MYQLHNKTVFITGAARGLGAEIARRLHKLGANVALIGLEIDRMDAICAELVTRCIAIEVDVTDADSLVNAAEVVKQRLGPIDIAVVNAGVLHVGNFYSASSTGFDRTLDVNLHGVINSIRAVLPQIVSQRGYILNIASVAAVINGPLVGAYATAKAAVDALSNSLRIELARKGVSVGCAYFGAIDTDLVHGSRKHPAMATMEASLPKFLGAEISVEKAVAVIETAIKKRSSRVWAPKWIALIYAFRGVLQPLVEWRYSGSDDLAAALDIADSEEEKGSSAQDLKLGAAVNVLREETEY
- a CDS encoding metal-dependent hydrolase; translation: MSIHNIKPRRMDFQFDGEVDRDWLANNPFLTHFFTGFAAQFPEGERFMIDAVKHYRNQLDKQSNLSREVAGFIGQEAHHAYAHDQLNDFLAGQGAPTVAIDKQTKFAIKVIKKICGPKAQLAMTAGLEHFTSMFGTAVLRNPEIAESVHPMIRPMFVWHAIEEVEHNTVAYDVYQQLDGSYVRRIAMYLVSTVLLMTFILLSQLRLAINDPRALAPKSIFGGIKWMFGFGKNSGYIRRMTPEFLQYFKPSFHPANDEKQEMLETWREEMASLEARFLYKRTA